A stretch of DNA from Bradyrhizobium algeriense:
TGGTCCTCGACACTCACCAGTTCCTGCAGTTCGGCGAGGTACATGTCCTTGAAATTGCTGATTTCCATGACGAAATCCTTATCGCAGGAGTGTACGGGACTTTCCCGAGGCGTCGCTGAATTCCGGAAAGCAGCCGGCACGCGCCGATCGGCCTTATCGTGTTCGAGGCCGACAATGTCTCTCAACGAGGCTACGACGCATCTGGTTCCCGACCAGGCGCCAGGAGGAGGTGTACCGATGACGGAATGGTATTTTGTTTGGGTCGAAGGTCTGCGCGGGCCCATGCCGCAGAAATGGTCATCGGATGGGCTCTGGGGCCAGGTCGGGCGTCAGGATGTCATTGTCCGTTTCGCGCTGAGCGATGCGGAGGCGCATCTGCCGCTCGACGAGCTGGCGAGGCTGCATCCCATTCCTGACGGGAGGTAGTCGGGCCGCGGTCGGCGGCCGCCACAAGATTTTCACACTTGGTTTTTGTCTGGAACATTTGGCTTTGTTCGGAACATTGCGAATTTGATTTCGTTGCCGGGTTGAACGGGCGCCAGGAGGCACCACTGTTCCGAACTCAATTCGCCCTGCGGCGGATTTGAAAGCGAACTTGCGAACCAGCGCGCGGTGCTGGTGGGGACGAGCGATCAGGATCCGACACCCTTGACGCTTGATCCTCCGCAAGGAGCGGCCGCGTGTGGTCTTGGCCGTTGCGCGGTCCTCAACCAACCAGAAGCCGGAAAACCAACCAAAGCTAGTTAAGGAGTCGTGCATGAAATTGAACTCGGCACAGGTGGAACGCGCTCTTATGCAATTCGAAGCCCAGGCGCTCCCGGATGATCATCCGGTGGTCCCGCAACTGGCCAGCATGTTTGGCGATCACACCTTCTTCATCGACAGCGGCGGGCTCAACGTCCTGGAACCGACCGAGGCTTCCCAGCCGGAAGCGCCCGTCGGCATGATTGTAAACCTTGCCTATTGGAGCGATGAGACCCTGACGAAACTGTCGCCGCACGAGCCCGAGCCCACAGGCGTTATCGTCAGCCTCGAATCCAGACACTGACGCCTGCAGGAGCGATCATTTCGCGGCGGGTCCGGTCACGACGTATCGGGCCGGACCTGCTGCGATCTGCAGGTCCGCTTGTGCTGCGTCGGCGTCGGTCAGGTTTCGAAATGAACCCCGATCCGCCTCTCTTTCCGCCAGACGACGCGGCACGGCAGATGGAGGTGGTCGGCTTCGATCACCAGCGTGAAGCGTTCGGGAATGCCGACGGGCGAGATCACCTCGAGTGCGGCGCCGGTTTCGGAAAGGTTGCGGACCGTGCAATCGAAAGCAGCGCCGCCGCCAAACGAAATCTTGCCCGCCTTCAACAGCCGCCGCCGCGGTGCTATTCTGTGCTCGTCCACCACCTGGACCTCCGCTTGAACAGGCTAGTTTTTGAACAGCGTAGTTTTCGGCCTCCGAGGTTACTATCCCGTTACCGTACATACCAGCGCTGATGCAACGAAAGGTGGTAGGCCGCCAGAGGGCCATTCTGTCAGCTCATCGGGCCTGACCATCCGTCCGCGCCCGCCGTCCCTCGATCGGATAGGCCGGATCGTTGAACCCCGGCGTCGAGGGATGGCCGCTCACCACCAGGCGGTCGATCAGCGCCTCGTCCTCGGCCGTGAAGCGATAGTCGAGCGCCTTCAGGTAATCGTCCCATTGTTCCTCGGTGCGGGGACCTGCGATGACAGCCGAGACGAACGATGAATTCAGCACCCATGAAACCGCGAACTGTCCGGCGGTGATGCCGCGGGCCTCGGCATGCCGTTTGATCTCCTGGGCGAGCTGCAGCGATTCCGGCCGCCATTCGGTCTGCATCATGCGCTTGTCGGCGCGCCCCGCACGGGTGTCCTTGTCGGGCGCAGCATCCGGTCTGTACTT
This window harbors:
- a CDS encoding PilZ domain-containing protein, translated to MDEHRIAPRRRLLKAGKISFGGGAAFDCTVRNLSETGAALEVISPVGIPERFTLVIEADHLHLPCRVVWRKERRIGVHFET